The following coding sequences lie in one Bacteroidota bacterium genomic window:
- a CDS encoding enoyl-CoA hydratase/isomerase family protein, whose product MEYQVLRHIFEAGILHVTISRPNALNALNTRFFDEMEHLLNNEGSREEVRVMVITGEGKAFVAGADIAEMVHMNPSEGEAFGSRGQMVFAMLEQKPYPVIAAINGFALGGGLELAMACDFRIASDKAKFGQPEVNLGLTPGYAGTQRLPRLIGLADALLLLTTGEMIDATEALRLRLVQKVVPHEQLKDEVDRIARLIVTKGPKAVEKVKLLARKGLELGMVAGSKLEAQHFGSLFGEGSQGREGMTAFLEKRKPVWPK is encoded by the coding sequence ATGGAATATCAGGTGCTCAGGCACATTTTTGAAGCCGGCATTTTGCACGTGACCATTTCCCGGCCCAATGCACTCAATGCCCTGAATACCCGATTCTTCGACGAGATGGAACACCTGCTCAACAACGAGGGCAGCCGTGAAGAAGTGCGGGTTATGGTAATCACAGGCGAAGGCAAGGCCTTTGTGGCAGGGGCCGACATTGCCGAAATGGTACATATGAACCCCTCGGAAGGCGAGGCATTTGGCAGCAGGGGTCAGATGGTTTTTGCCATGCTGGAACAAAAGCCATATCCCGTGATTGCCGCCATCAATGGTTTTGCACTGGGAGGCGGTCTGGAACTGGCTATGGCCTGCGATTTCAGGATAGCCTCCGACAAAGCTAAATTCGGACAACCCGAAGTCAATCTCGGCCTCACCCCCGGTTACGCTGGCACACAAAGGTTGCCCAGGCTCATCGGTCTGGCCGATGCCCTCCTGCTGCTCACCACAGGCGAGATGATTGACGCCACAGAAGCGCTCCGCCTGCGGCTGGTGCAGAAGGTTGTTCCACACGAACAACTGAAGGATGAGGTCGATCGCATAGCCCGTTTGATTGTCACCAAAGGACCAAAGGCGGTTGAAAAAGTCAAATTGCTTGCGCGCAAAGGATTGGAACTAGGAATGGTAGCCGGATCAAAGCTTGAGGCACAGCACTTTGGCTCTTTGTTTGGCGAGGGATCGCAAGGCCGGGAAGGAATGACGGCTTTTCTGGAAAAACGCAAACCCGTCTGGCCGAAATAA
- a CDS encoding 3-ketoacyl-CoA thiolase — translation MRRKIYLAAGANTISMGTGRKEFNPKKDRPGLEYYIREAGQAVIAQLSDPEAIDETVIGNFMSARFNRQAHLGGFAATIHPCLEFKPSHSVEGACASGGLALMAGIRSVLAETAEAVLAIGVEVQNTVKAIYGADILAGAGWFQKRKQGHAYFFPGQFSDRAGVYYTRYGFDYARAGMRQWYVNAIENARLDPTAQEYHNTTPDLGAVYDSMKPNGKNFVDHLNVLDCSKVSDGASGIIIASEEGLKRLGIAREDAVELVAFAQLTRNITNDPEDPAVLSTIGRTAALALQKAGIGTGQLGTIETHDCFSIAGILAVEALGFAKAGQGAAFVADGHTSRTGQIPMNTTGGLIGWGHPTGATGVHQAVTIWQQLSGKAGQAQLKLSPEKSYGMTINMGGDDVTVVSLVCRPV, via the coding sequence ATGAGGCGAAAAATATATCTGGCCGCCGGAGCCAATACCATTTCGATGGGTACCGGCCGAAAGGAGTTTAATCCAAAGAAAGATCGTCCCGGCCTGGAGTATTACATCAGGGAAGCCGGACAGGCAGTTATTGCACAACTATCTGATCCGGAGGCTATTGACGAAACAGTGATCGGCAACTTTATGTCGGCGCGGTTCAACAGGCAGGCACATTTAGGTGGTTTTGCGGCCACCATTCATCCCTGCCTGGAATTCAAGCCATCGCACAGCGTGGAAGGCGCCTGCGCGTCGGGAGGTCTGGCCCTGATGGCCGGCATCCGATCGGTGCTGGCCGAAACTGCCGAAGCCGTGCTTGCCATAGGTGTAGAAGTCCAGAATACCGTCAAAGCCATTTACGGAGCCGATATTCTGGCCGGTGCCGGATGGTTTCAGAAACGCAAACAAGGGCACGCGTATTTTTTCCCGGGACAGTTTTCCGACAGAGCCGGAGTTTATTACACACGCTATGGCTTCGATTATGCCCGGGCAGGCATGCGTCAGTGGTATGTGAATGCCATCGAAAATGCCCGCCTCGACCCCACAGCGCAGGAATATCACAACACCACACCAGACCTCGGTGCAGTTTACGACAGCATGAAACCCAACGGGAAAAACTTTGTTGACCATCTGAACGTGCTCGACTGCTCCAAGGTGAGCGACGGGGCTTCGGGGATCATCATCGCATCGGAAGAAGGTTTGAAGCGACTGGGCATTGCCCGCGAAGATGCTGTGGAACTTGTGGCTTTTGCCCAACTGACCCGCAACATCACCAACGATCCGGAGGATCCGGCTGTGCTTTCCACCATTGGTCGCACGGCAGCCCTGGCGCTGCAAAAAGCGGGTATTGGCACCGGACAACTCGGCACCATCGAAACCCACGACTGTTTCAGCATTGCCGGTATTTTGGCTGTAGAAGCCCTCGGTTTTGCCAAAGCAGGTCAGGGTGCGGCATTTGTGGCCGATGGGCACACTTCACGCACCGGCCAGATTCCGATGAATACCACCGGAGGTTTGATTGGCTGGGGACATCCCACCGGCGCCACTGGCGTGCACCAGGCCGTAACCATCTGGCAGCAACTCAGCGGCAAGGCAGGCCAGGCCCAACTGAAACTTTCGCCCGAAAAATCCTACGGAATGACCATCAATATGGGCGGTGACGACGTAACTGTTGTATCTTTGGTTTGCAGACCTGTTTGA
- a CDS encoding 3-hydroxyacyl-CoA dehydrogenase family protein, with product MMTYDERLQKVAVLGAAGKMGSGIVLLTALEMADLSLKPENKGKTFVLNAIDLSDEALAGLVEYIRAQTVKVAEKKTVALRQAYADRAELIENGEIIEQYVRDVLRIVRPTTAIEAAYQSSLIFEAVSENQSLKVKLLSQIEQHNPHKPWYFTNTSSVPIHLIEQGAGLDGRVLGFHFYNPPAVQKLVELITTGHTLPEVKQFALDFAKALRKVVVPSNDFAGFIGNGHFMRDALFGINSALQLANEMPLPQAIYIVNKISQDYLVRPMGIFQLIDYVGIDVVQFIMQVMNPFLPDEDLHSDLLDRMLQLGVKGGQYSNGSQKDGFLKYDKGAIAAVFDPDAQTYVPVENFAEAAAEWIGPMPEGFVPWKNAIRLADKEAHFRKWFDALKALGARGARLAVSYGRNSDATGRKLVSDGVALNTDDVNTVMLTGFFHAYGPVNEYFNQ from the coding sequence ATGATGACCTACGACGAACGCCTTCAAAAGGTGGCTGTGCTCGGAGCTGCCGGAAAAATGGGCAGTGGCATTGTGTTGCTTACCGCACTCGAAATGGCCGACCTGAGCCTGAAACCCGAAAACAAAGGCAAAACTTTTGTGCTTAATGCCATTGACCTGAGTGATGAGGCATTGGCCGGACTGGTCGAATACATTCGTGCACAAACAGTTAAAGTGGCCGAGAAGAAAACCGTTGCCCTCCGTCAGGCCTATGCCGACCGTGCCGAGCTGATCGAAAACGGCGAAATCATCGAGCAATACGTGCGCGATGTGCTCCGCATCGTCCGCCCGACCACCGCCATCGAAGCCGCTTACCAGTCCTCCCTCATCTTCGAAGCCGTAAGCGAAAACCAGTCGCTCAAAGTGAAGCTGCTCAGCCAGATTGAGCAGCACAACCCACACAAACCCTGGTATTTCACCAATACCTCCAGCGTGCCTATCCACCTGATCGAGCAAGGCGCAGGTTTGGACGGAAGGGTGCTCGGGTTCCACTTCTATAACCCTCCTGCGGTGCAAAAACTTGTGGAGCTCATCACTACCGGCCACACCCTGCCCGAAGTGAAACAATTTGCCCTCGATTTTGCCAAAGCACTCCGCAAAGTGGTCGTGCCCAGCAACGACTTTGCCGGCTTCATCGGCAATGGTCATTTCATGCGCGATGCCCTGTTTGGCATCAACAGTGCCTTGCAACTGGCCAACGAAATGCCACTGCCCCAGGCAATTTATATTGTCAACAAAATTAGTCAGGACTACCTGGTGCGACCGATGGGAATTTTTCAACTCATTGATTATGTGGGTATTGACGTGGTCCAGTTTATTATGCAGGTGATGAACCCATTTCTTCCCGACGAAGACCTGCATTCCGACCTGCTCGACCGGATGTTGCAGCTTGGGGTGAAAGGAGGACAATATTCGAACGGCTCGCAAAAAGACGGATTCCTGAAGTACGACAAAGGCGCCATCGCGGCTGTGTTCGATCCGGATGCGCAGACATATGTGCCCGTCGAAAACTTTGCCGAAGCCGCAGCCGAATGGATAGGTCCGATGCCCGAAGGTTTTGTTCCGTGGAAAAATGCCATCCGGCTGGCCGACAAGGAAGCCCATTTCAGGAAATGGTTCGATGCGCTCAAAGCCTTGGGGGCCAGAGGTGCACGGCTTGCAGTGAGTTATGGAAGAAATTCGGACGCCACTGGTCGCAAGCTCGTTTCCGACGGTGTTGCCCTCAACACCGACGATGTCAACACAGTGATGCTCACCGGATTCTTCCATGCGTACGGACCTGTGAATGAATACTTTAACCAATAG